From Paenibacillus sp. PK3_47, the proteins below share one genomic window:
- the cysE gene encoding serine O-acetyltransferase, with product MFKHIKSDIRAVFDNDPAARSRFEVVFTYAGLHAIWGHRIAHSFYKRRWFTLARIVSQFSRFMTGVEIHPGATIGSRLFIDHGMGIVIGETCEIGDDVIIYQGVTLGGTGKEKGKRHPTIGNNVVIGSGAKVLGSFRIGDNCNIGSNAVVLREVPDNSTVVGNPGRVVKRNGERVSDRLDHTKMPDPLVDSLRFLQKEIEEIRERLGGEDKQKAEQRRLESQQYIDYEI from the coding sequence ATGTTTAAGCATATCAAGTCGGATATCAGGGCAGTATTCGACAACGATCCTGCAGCCCGCAGCAGATTCGAGGTTGTGTTTACCTATGCCGGACTTCACGCAATTTGGGGGCACAGGATCGCCCACTCTTTTTACAAACGCCGCTGGTTTACTCTGGCGCGTATCGTTTCCCAGTTCAGCAGGTTCATGACCGGAGTGGAGATTCATCCCGGGGCTACAATCGGCAGCAGACTGTTTATAGACCACGGGATGGGCATTGTTATCGGTGAAACCTGTGAGATCGGTGATGATGTTATTATCTATCAGGGGGTTACCCTAGGCGGTACCGGTAAGGAAAAAGGAAAGCGTCATCCTACCATCGGCAATAATGTAGTTATCGGTTCAGGAGCCAAAGTACTGGGATCGTTCCGGATCGGCGATAATTGCAATATCGGCTCCAATGCAGTTGTGCTGCGTGAAGTCCCGGACAACAGCACCGTAGTAGGTAATCCCGGCCGTGTCGTCAAGCGCAACGGGGAACGGGTATCCGACCGGCTGGATCATACCAAAATGCCGGATCCGCTGGTTGATTCCCTGCGTTTTCTGCAGAAGGAAATTGAGGAAATCAGGGAACGCCTCGGAGGCGAAGACAAGCAAAAGGCCGAGCAGCGGCGTCTGGAGAGTCAGCAGTATATTGACTATGAAATATAA
- the gltX gene encoding glutamate--tRNA ligase, producing the protein MADQVRVRYAPSPTGHLHIGNARTALFNYLFARNLGGKFIIRIEDTDVKRNVAGGEESQLKYLKWLGVDWDESVDVGGEYGPYRQTERLDLYRIYWQDLIDRGLAYRCYCTEEELEAEREEQTARGETPRYSGKHRDLTEEQRLAFEGEGRVASIRFRVPEDRTYTFDDIVKGSISFNTKEMGDFVIVKKDGIPTYNFAVAIDDHLMEISHVLRGEDHISNTPRQLMIYEALGWEPPLFGHMTLIVGDDHKKLSKRNESIIQFIEQYDQLGYLPEALFNFISLLGWSPEGEEEIFSREELISIFTADRLSKSPAVFDTNKLAHLNNHYIKNADPKRIALLAIPHLQKAGRLPAELSGEQQAWAESLVALYQEQMTSASDIVELSAMFFRSHVELETEAAQILAESQVPEVLSAFLAKVEAAEEFTAANMAVLIKEVQKETGHKGKALFMPIRVALTGQTHGRDLNITIALLGRNRVIERLKSQIKGA; encoded by the coding sequence ATGGCTGATCAAGTCCGGGTGCGCTACGCACCGAGCCCTACGGGACATTTACATATCGGAAATGCCAGAACGGCATTGTTCAATTATCTGTTTGCCCGCAATCTGGGCGGAAAATTCATTATCCGGATTGAAGATACAGACGTCAAACGCAATGTGGCCGGCGGGGAAGAAAGCCAGCTGAAGTACCTGAAATGGCTTGGTGTGGACTGGGATGAAAGCGTGGATGTCGGAGGGGAATACGGCCCGTACCGCCAGACTGAACGTCTTGATCTGTACCGCATATACTGGCAGGATCTGATTGACCGCGGTCTTGCTTACCGCTGTTACTGCACGGAAGAGGAGCTGGAAGCAGAGCGTGAGGAACAGACCGCCCGCGGTGAAACCCCGCGTTATTCCGGCAAGCACCGTGATCTGACCGAGGAGCAGCGCCTGGCTTTTGAAGGTGAGGGACGTGTTGCCAGCATCCGTTTCCGGGTGCCGGAAGACCGCACGTACACCTTTGACGATATCGTTAAAGGCAGCATCTCGTTCAACACCAAGGAAATGGGCGACTTTGTCATCGTGAAGAAGGACGGGATTCCGACTTATAACTTCGCGGTTGCCATTGACGATCATCTGATGGAAATCTCCCATGTCCTGCGCGGGGAAGACCATATTTCCAATACGCCGCGCCAGCTGATGATCTATGAAGCCCTTGGCTGGGAGCCGCCATTGTTCGGACATATGACGCTGATTGTCGGCGATGACCACAAAAAGCTGAGCAAGCGCAACGAATCTATCATTCAGTTCATTGAGCAGTATGACCAGCTTGGTTATCTGCCGGAAGCCTTGTTCAATTTCATCTCCCTCCTCGGCTGGTCACCGGAAGGTGAAGAAGAAATCTTCAGCCGGGAAGAGCTGATTTCAATCTTTACGGCTGACCGCCTCTCCAAGAGCCCGGCTGTATTTGATACGAATAAGCTGGCTCACCTGAACAATCACTATATCAAGAATGCTGATCCGAAACGGATTGCGCTGCTTGCCATTCCTCACCTGCAGAAAGCGGGAAGACTGCCGGCAGAGCTTAGCGGGGAGCAGCAGGCCTGGGCGGAAAGCCTTGTAGCGCTGTATCAGGAGCAGATGACCTCCGCTTCGGATATTGTCGAGCTGTCTGCCATGTTCTTCCGCAGCCATGTGGAGCTTGAGACGGAAGCGGCACAAATCCTGGCGGAGAGCCAGGTGCCGGAAGTTCTCTCTGCATTCCTGGCCAAGGTTGAAGCAGCAGAAGAATTTACAGCTGCCAACATGGCGGTTCTGATCAAGGAAGTACAAAAAGAGACAGGACATAAGGGCAAAGCGCTGTTTATGCCGATCCGTGTCGCCTTGACCGGACAGACGCATGGCCGTGATCTCAATATCACGATTGCCCTTCTGGGCCGCAACCGTGTCATCGAACGTCTGAAATCACAAATCAAAGGGGCATAG
- the ispF gene encoding 2-C-methyl-D-erythritol 2,4-cyclodiphosphate synthase: MIAVGQGFDVHQLVEGRPCIIGGVTIPYEKGLLGHSDADVLLHAVSDAILGALGLGDIGRHFPDTDPAFKDADSLKLLEHVWALARERGYKLGNIDSTIIAQKPKMAPYIPEMTEIIARALEADLSKVNVKATTTEKLGFAGRGEGIAAQSIVCLIQDVISS, translated from the coding sequence ATGATAGCTGTAGGACAAGGCTTTGACGTACACCAGCTTGTAGAGGGAAGACCGTGCATTATTGGCGGAGTTACCATTCCCTATGAAAAAGGGCTGCTGGGGCACTCCGATGCGGATGTGCTGCTGCATGCGGTTAGCGATGCGATTCTGGGAGCGCTGGGGCTCGGGGATATCGGCAGACATTTCCCTGATACGGACCCTGCCTTTAAGGACGCGGACAGCCTGAAGCTGCTGGAGCATGTATGGGCGCTCGCCCGTGAACGCGGGTATAAGCTGGGAAATATTGATTCTACTATTATTGCACAGAAGCCGAAGATGGCCCCTTATATCCCGGAAATGACTGAGATTATCGCCCGGGCACTGGAAGCAGACCTATCCAAGGTTAATGTAAAAGCGACTACCACCGAGAAGCTCGGCTTTGCCGGACGCGGTGAAGGAATTGCGGCACAATCTATTGTCTGCCTGATCCAAGATGTGATATCATCGTGA